One Skermanella sp. TT6 genomic window, CGTGCGGCAGAGCAGGATATGGTTGGTGTCGCGGTCCATCTCGGACAGCGCGAACGTTGAATACTTCAGAAGTTCGACGTCACCGTCGACCAGCACGCATTTGCAGCTTGAGCATTGTCCTTCCTTGCAGCCGTGCATCAGCGAGATGCCCTGGCGGAACGCGGCATCGAGAACGGTTTCCCCTTCCTCGACTTCCATCTCGATGCCGGCGGGCTGCAACAGGACCGTGTGGACCGCGCGGGCGGCCAACGGGTTCTGGGTCATGTGCGTTTCCCCTGGACGAAGATCTGGCGGTATCGGGCGGAAGTCGGGGAGCGCCTTGGCGGCGCTCCCCTGTCCCGGCCGGACGTCAGATCCGATGGACCTTGAAGCCCTTCTTGTACTCGGCGACGTGCTTCTCGCGCTGTTCGGGAGTCATCTCGCGGAGCGTGATCAGGGGGCTCTTGATCTCGTAGCCGCGCACATGGTCCAGGGTCCACATGTCCTTCTCGTCGAACGACAGGTGGGGCTGGGCGATCAGGGTCTTACCGTCGGGACGGACGAAGCCCATGTCCTTGATCGCGTCGGCCAGGTCCCAGCCATGGTACATGCTCTCCCACTCGCGATGGCCGCTGAAACGGCCCATGGCGGGGGTCGGCCGACCTTCGTACTCGCCCTGGAAGGCGACCTTGTGGGTCCAGCGGTCCACCTCGTGGCCGTAGGTGTAGATCTGGCCGTCCACCTCGTCCACCACCATGTCCTCGCGGATCAGGCAGGGCACCAGGTTGGACCAGCAGCGGTGCGGATAGACGTAGCCGGTGTCCACGAAGGTGATCGGCGGGTTGCCGGGCTTGCTGAGCTTGGCGTAGTTCTCCCACCAGGCGCCGAACTCGTCGTACCAGCCGGGATACTTGTGCTCGAACCACTCGAAGTCGCGCTCGGTCATGGCCTCGATGCGCCAGAAGTTGGCCCACCAGCCGGCGGAGAAGAACTGGGCGACCTTGTGGACGTAGTTCTTCTTGACGATCCGGTCGAACGCCTCGTGGACGTCGTCATGGTGGATCTTGATGCCGTACTTCTCCAGCGGCAGCATGTAGGTCCGGTAGTAGTCCTCGAAGATCCAGCGGTGCCACAGCTCCGCGTAGCTCTCCTTGTTCTTGTCGCGGTTCGTGGTGCCGTACTCGATGATGGTGCCGATGGCGGCGTCCACGATCGCGTGGTTCTGCCAGAACGCGTATTTGAGATCGCGCTCCAGGAGCTGGTGGTTGTCGGGATTGTTGAGGATCGACATCAGCAGCGAGTGGCCGTTGCCGATGTGCCGGCTCTCGTCCGACTGGACCGACAGGAACACGGTCGGCAGGGCGTAGTCGCCGTTCCGCGCCGCTTCGGACGGCATCGCGACGAACAGGGTGTTGGTGAAGGCCGTCTCGGCGACGACGGTCAGGTAGATGTTGGCGGCGGTGATCGCGTCGCCGGTCACGAATGCCTCGCCGAACTGACGGCCGATGGTGGTGGCGTAGCACTTGCCGAACGCCGCCTCGGTGATGTCGAACCCGGCCGGGTCGATGTAGTTCTCCATGTACCACTTCTTCAGGTTCATCTGGATGGTCGAGTGCCTGAACTCGTCGACCATCTGCATGGTGAACCCGGTGCGCAGGTCATCGCCCGGCGCCAGCCGGCCGACCATCGCCATGGAGCGCGCGGCCGAGATCTCGGGGAAGGGGATGATCGCCAGGAACAGCTTCATCCATTCGACCCAGCGGGGCTCCACGTTGCGGAACATGTCGCCGCGCAACGCCGCGTCGAGCGCGCCGTAGACCCGGTTGTCCTTCTCTTCCTGCATGGGGAAGTACGACCGCAGGACCTGCTTCATGGGGTCCTTGGGCGCCTTGGAGATCTTGTAGTCCGTCGGGAAGGTCATGGCTTCCTGGACATAGGACGGGGTCCAGCCCAAGTCCGCGACCCGGCGCGCCGCCTCGCCGATGCTGATGCCCTTCTGAGCGATGATCTTGTTGAGCGTCAAACCGTCAGGCATGGTTTACTCCCTGGAATTCGTTGGCTGGAATCTCGTTGCCGACATTTCGTATAACGACAGGTTTCCGCCTTGGCCGGCTCTTCGGGCCGGCTTGAGTTCAGTCCGGGATGGCGATCCATGACGTTCCGGAGCGTGGCATGCGCTCAGGGTGCAGAAATTTTCCGCCGTGCTGCTGTCATGTCCGTTTCCCCGCACTACTTCCTTGTTTATTGCACTGCGTCATGGGCGGTGCTTTGTTGTGCTTGTGATAGTCAGCAAAGGCCGTGCCAATTCTTGGGGGCCTCGAAGCTCCTTGAAAATACTGGCTTGGGGAGCCTTTTCCCGAACTGATCTGTGGTCATTGTTTACTTATGGGACGTTCAGGCCTGCTGGAGTGTTTCAAAACGGGCCGACGTGGACGGTTGTGGGAATTTGATTAGTTCGCGTCATGCGACAGTATGTCGTTCCCGGTGATCCGGATTGTTCTCTGGAGCGCTCCGCAACGCCATGCTACTTTTTTGGCACGGCGAATATGCCGGACCTGGAATACGACGGCGGGATGACGATGACTGGTGGAAGCTTCGGCCAAGTTACCGGCAGCGAGCGTGAAGTGATCCTTGCCGCCATACACGAGCTCGGAGTTCGCATGGACCGGCGTTTCGAGCAGATGGACCGGCGTTTTGAGCAGGTGGACCGGCGTTTCGAGCAGGTGGACCGGCGCTTCGAGCAGGTGGACAAGCGCTTGGAAAAGATCGATGAGCATTCCAAGCAGATGGACAGGCAGTTGGATCGGACGGACATGCGCGTCGAGACGCTTGAAACCGAGGTCAGCGGGATCAAGTCCGAGATGAAAGTCTTGAGCAAAGGTGTCCTCGCGCTCCAATTGTCGATGAAGCACCTGCCGAGCTACTGGCACATGTATGTCGCGCTGACGGGGCTGGTCGTGACCGTTTACAGCCTCATGCGCTTCGCCATGCCGAGCCACTGATCGAGGCGCTATTTCTTCGCCGCCTCCTCCGGTTTCGCCTTCTTCTCCGCGATGTAGCGGGCGCCTAGGATCAGGGCGCCCATGGTGAAGTCCTCGCCGTGGGCGGCGATCATTTCCTGTGACAGGTCGGCGAGCCGTTTGAAGAACTCGTCCTTGGAAGCATCCTCGGCCGATGCGGCTGAAGTGGTCATGGTGTCGGAACTCCGTTTTTCGTTCTGTCCAGCGTTCAGTGCGGTTCGTTCAGCCGGTGGACGATGTCTTCCAGCTTGAGGATCAGGGCCTCGCGTTCAGCCTCGATCTTCTTCGTCTGCTCGATGGCGTCGCGGTGCTCCCGTTCCAGCTCGGCCAGCCGGGCCGACAGTTCGGGAGTGGGCTCCGCCGCCAGATCCTGGCGGCAGCGCGACAGCTCGAACTCCACCCCGGCGCGCCGGCCCTCCCGCGTGAGCTGGGCCGAGTTCAGCTCGGTCAGCTTGGCGACGATGGCGTAGCGCTCGGCCATCAGGGTCTGGAACGCGTCGTCAGAGGTCATTGTGATGGCCGTCGCAGAGCGGCGGGTTGGCGGTGCGCTTGCAGCCGCACAGGAAGACCGTCCCGGTGCCGGGCGCCCTCCAACCCATCGGGCTGATCCCCGTGCCGGCGTGGGAGCCGTCGCAGATCGGCTGGGTGGCGCTGCGTCCGCACCGGCACCAGAAGACCAGATCGCCTTCCTCGACCTCCCACTCGTACGGGCCGGCCTGGGCGACTTCGGGTTCGAAACCCATGGCGATCTCCTCCGGGTATGTGGGCCTCAGGGTATCAGGACGGCGCGGCCCTTGACCTTGCCATGGTGCAGGTCGTGCAGCGCCTCGTTGGCCTGCTCCAGCCGGTATTCGCGGGTCGCCAGCTTGACCAGGCCGCGGTCGGCCAGCGCCATCAGCTCCACCAGTTCGGGATAAGTGCCGACCAGGTTGCCGACGATGGTCTTCTCCGACGTGATCATCTCGATCGTCGGGATCTCCACTTTCCCGCCGTAGCCGACGATGTAATAGAAGCCGGCGTTGCGGGTCATGGCGAGGCCCTTCTCGACCGCGTCGCCCTCCCCGACGAAGTCGATCACCGCTTCGGCCCCGCGTCCGCCGGTCAGAGCCAGGATCTGCTCGACCTCGGTGCCGTCGGACTTCACCAGATGATGCGCGCCGCATTCCTTCGCGAGGTTCAGCGCCATGTCCGAGCGGTCCACCGCGATGATTTCCGCGGCGCACAGGGCCGCCAGCACCTGGACGCCGATATGGCCCAGGCCGCCGACGCCGATCACGACGGCGTACTCGCCGGGCAGCAGGTGGCGCGACGCCTTCTTGGCGGCCCGGTAGGCGGTCAGGCCGGCGTCGGTATAGGGGGCGACGTCCTTCGGCGTCAGGCTGGACGGCAGCTTGATCAGGGACCGGACGCCGGTCAGCAGGTACTCGGCGTAGCCGCCGTTGGCGTTGATGCCGGGGAACTTGCTGTCGGTCGCGTGCATGTCGTCGCCGCGCCGGCAGGCGAGGCAGTGGCCGCTGGTCACCAAGGGGTGGCAGATGACGGGGTCGCCGACCTTGATGCCCTCGACGCCCTTGCCGACCTCCTCGACCCATCCGGCGTTCTCGTGGCCCATGATGTAGGGAAGCTGGACATCGACCTTGCTGCGCCAGATCCCCTCGACGATGTGCAGGTCGGTCCGGCAGACGCCCGCGCCGCCGATGCGCACGATCACGTCGGTGGTCTTCTCGATCTTCGGATCGGGAACCTCCTCGTACCGGACGAATTGCGGGCTGGTCAGCGACGGGTCGAATTCGTAAAGCACGGCCGCCTTCATGGATGAGCCTCCCCGTTTGTGATTCGGTCGATGTTCCGGTCCTCGTCGGGACCGGTACCCTGGAGGCAATGGGCGTGCCAGGGACGGGAGCGGCGGGAATCCGCGGCATTCTCCGGAATTGCCCCGAATTGCGTGTTTACATAATCAACGCCTGCTCACACCTTGGCTGTGCAAGACTTGAACATAACAGGTCGTCAGGGGAGGAACGGGACATGGGATCGCTCTCGCCCGCGGAGCGCCTGAGGCAGGCGCGCATCGTGCTCCAGGACCGGGGGATCGCCTCGCCGGACCTGCTCGCCCCGGAGATCCGGCAATCCTGGGACCGCTGCCTTGAGGCCGGGCTCGAGCCGCACCGCTCGCCGGAGCTTCTCTACGCCGCCGGCAGCGTGCTGGACGAGGCGCGGGAGCGGCACGAGCTGACCCGACGGCTGGCGCTGGCCGAGATGCACAACCTCTATCACCAGATCTCCGGCTCGAATTTCATGATCGCGTTGGGCGACCCCGCGGGCATGGTGCTGGACACCATCACGGACGATACCTTCCGCACCACGGCCGACGCCAAGAATATCCGGGCCGGCGGGCTGTGGGGCGAGCTTCACCAGGGCACCAACGCCCTGGGGCTGGCGGCGGCCATGCGGGCGCCGGTGACGGTCCACGGCCCGGAGCATTTCTTCACCACCTATGGCGGATTGACCTGCAACGCGGCGCCGATCTTCGGCCCGAATGGCGAGATCGCCGCCGTGCTGGACGCGTCGAGCGACTGCCGGTCGCGCCAGCGGCACACCATGGCGCTGGTGAAGATGTCGGTCCGCCAGATCGAGAACGGGCTGTTCCGCGAGGCGTACCGGGACCAACTCGTCCTGATCTTCCACACCAGGGCCGAGTATCTGCGTACCCTGAGCGCCGGCCTGCTGGCGGTGGACGGGGAGGGCAGGGTCCTGGCGGCCAACCGGCAGGCGCAGTTCTTCCTCCAGGGGCTGCCGGCCCGACCCGGGCACCATTTCGCGGAACTGTTCCGGACCGGCTTCCACCGGTTCCTGGACGAGGGGCATCGCCGGGACCGTGTGCGGCTGGAGGACCACGAGGGCAGCAGCTACGTCGTGGCGATCGACAACCTGCGCCATGCCTGCCCGATCCATGCGCGCAAGGACCGGACGACGCCCGGCGCCCAGGCCGGCTTCATCGCCGAGGACCCTGCGGTCAGGGCGGCGATGCGGCAGGTGTCCGGTGCCGCGGCGCGGGGGGTGCCGATCCTGATCCGGGGGGCCACGGGGACTGGCAAGGAACTGATGGCCCGCCACGCCCATGCCGCCAGCGGCCGTTCCGGCGCCTTCGTGCCGGTGAACTGCGCGGCGCTGCCGGAGAGCCTGGTGGAGGCCGAACTGTTCGGCCATGCGGAGGGCGCCTTCACGGGGGCCCGCCGGGGCGGCGCCCGGGGGCTGGTCGTCGAGGCGGACGGGGGCACCCTGTTCCTGGACGAGATCGGCGACATGCCGCTGCCGGTGCAGGGAAGCCTGCTGCGGCTGCTCGATGACTGGACGGTCCGTCCGGTCGGCGGCGGGACCCGCAGGAAGGTGGATCTCCAACTCGTCGCCGCGACCAACGTGGATCTGGCGGAGGCCGTGGGCGCAGGGCGCTTCCGGGCCGACCTGTTCTACCGGCTCGACATGATGGAGGTGGAACTGCCGCCGCTGGCCGGGCGATCCGATTTCGCCGCCATCGCCCGCCACCTGCTGCGGACGATCGATCCCGGCTGCGCCATCACGGACGAGGCGTTGGAAGCGCTGGCCGGGCGACCCTGGCCCGGCAACATCCGCGAACTGCGCGGGGCGCTGACCCGGCTCGCCATCGCGGTCGGGGAGCGGGGCCTGATCGATGCCGACCATGTCGGCGCTGCCCGGACCGCTCCCGCGCCGTCACCCTCGACGCTGGAGCGGGCGGTGATCGACCGCGTCGTGGCGACCTGGGAGCAGACCGGCGGCAACGTCGCCGAAACCGCCCGCCGCCTGGGCGTCACCCGGAACACCGTCTACAAGAAGCTCCGGAATCGCTGAGCGTCCGGGAAGGGGCGGCGTCCCGCCGCCCCTTCGGCGACCTCGTCAGAACGAGCCGAACATGGTGCCCAGCACGATCACGGTGATCAGCGACGTCACCGGTATGGCGACCGCGACCATCAGGATATCCACGTAGGACTGCCGATGGGTCAGTTTGCAGATCGCCAGCAGCGTGATGACGGCGCCGTTGTGGGGCAGGGCGTCGAAACCGCCCGACGAGATGGCGGTGATCCGGTGCAGCAGTTCCGGGCTGATGCCCGCCGCCTGTCCGAGCTCGGCATAGGTGCTGCCGAGCGTCTCCAGCGCGATGCTCATGCCGCCCGAGGCCGAGCCGGTGACGCCGGCCAGCACGTTGACCGCGACCGCCAGCGAGATCAGCGGGTTGTCCGGCGACAGGTTGAGCACGAAGTCGCGCAGGATGGTGAAGGCGGCCAGCGAGGCGATGACGGCGCCGTAGCCGACTTCCGAGGCCGTGTTGAAGATCGGCAGCAGGGAGCCCAGGCTGCCCTCGTTGATCGAGGTGACGACCCGGTCGCGCAGGACGCGCCAGTTCAGCGCGACGACGGCCACGCTGCTGACGATCAGGGCGATGATGATGGCCCAGGTGCCCTGGACCCGGTCGACGGTGGTCGAGCCGTATTTCGGTTCCGCCAGGTAGCCGGTGTCCCAGGTCGGGATGAGGAAGTTGGTGAAGACGTAGTTGAGCGCGATGACCAGCACGATCGGCAGCACGGCGATGAGGAACCCGGGGGCGGCGACCTCGTCCCGGTCG contains:
- a CDS encoding aromatic/alkene/methane monooxygenase hydroxylase/oxygenase subunit alpha, whose amino-acid sequence is MPDGLTLNKIIAQKGISIGEAARRVADLGWTPSYVQEAMTFPTDYKISKAPKDPMKQVLRSYFPMQEEKDNRVYGALDAALRGDMFRNVEPRWVEWMKLFLAIIPFPEISAARSMAMVGRLAPGDDLRTGFTMQMVDEFRHSTIQMNLKKWYMENYIDPAGFDITEAAFGKCYATTIGRQFGEAFVTGDAITAANIYLTVVAETAFTNTLFVAMPSEAARNGDYALPTVFLSVQSDESRHIGNGHSLLMSILNNPDNHQLLERDLKYAFWQNHAIVDAAIGTIIEYGTTNRDKNKESYAELWHRWIFEDYYRTYMLPLEKYGIKIHHDDVHEAFDRIVKKNYVHKVAQFFSAGWWANFWRIEAMTERDFEWFEHKYPGWYDEFGAWWENYAKLSKPGNPPITFVDTGYVYPHRCWSNLVPCLIREDMVVDEVDGQIYTYGHEVDRWTHKVAFQGEYEGRPTPAMGRFSGHREWESMYHGWDLADAIKDMGFVRPDGKTLIAQPHLSFDEKDMWTLDHVRGYEIKSPLITLREMTPEQREKHVAEYKKGFKVHRI
- a CDS encoding CDGSH iron-sulfur domain-containing protein: MGFEPEVAQAGPYEWEVEEGDLVFWCRCGRSATQPICDGSHAGTGISPMGWRAPGTGTVFLCGCKRTANPPLCDGHHNDL
- a CDS encoding NAD(P)-dependent alcohol dehydrogenase — translated: MKAAVLYEFDPSLTSPQFVRYEEVPDPKIEKTTDVIVRIGGAGVCRTDLHIVEGIWRSKVDVQLPYIMGHENAGWVEEVGKGVEGIKVGDPVICHPLVTSGHCLACRRGDDMHATDSKFPGINANGGYAEYLLTGVRSLIKLPSSLTPKDVAPYTDAGLTAYRAAKKASRHLLPGEYAVVIGVGGLGHIGVQVLAALCAAEIIAVDRSDMALNLAKECGAHHLVKSDGTEVEQILALTGGRGAEAVIDFVGEGDAVEKGLAMTRNAGFYYIVGYGGKVEIPTIEMITSEKTIVGNLVGTYPELVELMALADRGLVKLATREYRLEQANEALHDLHHGKVKGRAVLIP
- a CDS encoding sigma-54-dependent Fis family transcriptional regulator is translated as MGSLSPAERLRQARIVLQDRGIASPDLLAPEIRQSWDRCLEAGLEPHRSPELLYAAGSVLDEARERHELTRRLALAEMHNLYHQISGSNFMIALGDPAGMVLDTITDDTFRTTADAKNIRAGGLWGELHQGTNALGLAAAMRAPVTVHGPEHFFTTYGGLTCNAAPIFGPNGEIAAVLDASSDCRSRQRHTMALVKMSVRQIENGLFREAYRDQLVLIFHTRAEYLRTLSAGLLAVDGEGRVLAANRQAQFFLQGLPARPGHHFAELFRTGFHRFLDEGHRRDRVRLEDHEGSSYVVAIDNLRHACPIHARKDRTTPGAQAGFIAEDPAVRAAMRQVSGAAARGVPILIRGATGTGKELMARHAHAASGRSGAFVPVNCAALPESLVEAELFGHAEGAFTGARRGGARGLVVEADGGTLFLDEIGDMPLPVQGSLLRLLDDWTVRPVGGGTRRKVDLQLVAATNVDLAEAVGAGRFRADLFYRLDMMEVELPPLAGRSDFAAIARHLLRTIDPGCAITDEALEALAGRPWPGNIRELRGALTRLAIAVGERGLIDADHVGAARTAPAPSPSTLERAVIDRVVATWEQTGGNVAETARRLGVTRNTVYKKLRNR
- a CDS encoding GntP family permease, whose product is MVGLFGIILSLVLLMYLAYRGITVLVLAPLLAAMAVLFAGDLPLLATYTQVFMTSAGRFVTTYFPLFLLGALFGKLMDDSGSARAIAHGIVEKLGAERSILAVVLACGILTYGGVSLFVVAFAVYPIAVALFREAGIPKRLIPGAIALGSFTFTMTALPGTPAIQNLIPMPYFGTDAFAAPGLGLIAAAIMLVGGTAWLTWRHHRAHAAGEGYGNHADDPRPEPRPRSAGAMAIDRDEVAAPGFLIAVLPIVLVIALNYVFTNFLIPTWDTGYLAEPKYGSTTVDRVQGTWAIIIALIVSSVAVVALNWRVLRDRVVTSINEGSLGSLLPIFNTASEVGYGAVIASLAAFTILRDFVLNLSPDNPLISLAVAVNVLAGVTGSASGGMSIALETLGSTYAELGQAAGISPELLHRITAISSGGFDALPHNGAVITLLAICKLTHRQSYVDILMVAVAIPVTSLITVIVLGTMFGSF